The genomic region ACGGGGTGCGCACACAAGCCCGTGCACAATCCGGTTCTCGGCGCGACAAGCGGCGTCGACGCCGTATCGACTCGCCGCCCTGCGCATGGCCCGGTACACGCTGGGGCGCCCGGTTCGGCGAGCGGCAGCTCCCCAGCGGACGCGCTGCCCCGCCTGCTGGCCACCGGGAAAGAGTGGGAGTTGCCGTGCAGCCCGCTGCGGCGCGGCTACTTCGAGACCTCGCTGGGCTGCTGCGACCTGGACGGCGACGGCGAACAGGAGATCCTGATCACCGGCAACCCAGGCGTGGTGATCTGGCTGGACTTCGAGGATGGAGCGTGGCATGAGCGCCCGCCTCTGCAGCGGGCCGGCGGCGCCGCCCGCGTCGAAACGCTGGCGGTGCCGTGCCTGGCGGACCTTGACGGGAGCGGCGCGCCCGACCTGGTGGTGGGCGATTCCTCCGGTTACCTGTGGCGGTTCGCCAACCGCGCGGCCGAGCCGGGCGCGTTCGACTTCGCCGCCGGAGTGCGCCTGCACGCGGGCGGCAGCGAGATCCACCACCTCGCCGGCCCCACCGGCTCCATCCAGGGCCCGAACGAGTCGCGCTGGGGCTACCTGAACCCGCTGCTGACCGACTGGGACGGCGACGGCCTGCTCGACGTGATCACCAACGACATCTACGGGCGCTACCTGTGGTATCGCAACGTCGGCAGCCGGCACGAGCCCCGGTTCGCCGCCGCCGAGCCGCTGTTCTGCTCGGGTGAGCCGCTCACCGGCGCCTGGCGCTCGCGCCCGGCGGCCTGGGGCGACGGATGCCTGCTGCTGCTCAACCACGACGGCTTCCTGCAACTCTACCGGCGCGCGGGCGCCGATCCGGCACGCCTCGAGGCCGGGCCGCTGGTGCGCTACCGGGACGGCAACCTGGTGCGCGGCTGCGGCCCGGGAGGGCTCTGGGGCCGGACCGTCCTGTGCGCCTGCGACTGGGACCTGGACGGCACGCGCGACCTGGTGGCCGGCACCAACTGGCACATCTCCCGCCTCGTCAACGGCCACTTCCCCGGCTGCGCCACCCCGTTCTGGCTGCGCAACGCCGGCACCGACGGCGAGCCGGTGTTCGAGCGCCCCCGCCTCATCACCGAGGCGGACGGCACCCCGATCGACCTCGGCCACCACAAGTGCTCGGTGTGGTGCCGCGACCTGGACGGCGACGGCGCCCCCGACCTGATCTGCGGCGCCGAGGACGGCAAGACCTACGCCTGGCTGCGCTCCCACCTGCGCTGGGACTGGGACCCTGCCACCCGCTTCGCGGCCGGCCCCATCACCACCACCTCCGGCTCCGGCCTGGTAATCAACGTCGACCCTCGGGTGCGCGAGCGGAAGTCCACGTAGCCGCGAGTTCGGCGAGCCGCGGTCCGCAATCAGGCCAGTGATACAGGGTGGCCGGATCGAAGTCTGCCCCGTTGGGCCAAACGAGCGTTCGGGCCTCCTGATCGAGCGCGACCTGGTCGAACAGTTCGCGATCCCGGAGCGGTCCGAATAGCTCTCCCTTCAACACCGGTCGAAAGTCGATGACCTGGGAGTGACCGTCGTCGAACCGAACCCGCAAAGTGAACGGAGCTACTCTCCGGAATGAATCAACGTGATGCATCTCGTGTTTCACTATCTACTTCTATGGGGGAGCTATCTTGGCCGGTGCTCGGCCAAGCTGCAACCTGTCCCAGTTCGATTGAAGTTCAGCTTGATGATGTACTGGACGGCGACGGCGCCCCCGACCTGATCTGCGGGGCCGAGGACGGCAAGACCTACGCCTGGCTGCGCTCCCACCTGCGCTGGGACTGGAACCCCGCCACCCGCTTCGCCGCAGGCCCCATCACCACTACCTTCGGCCTCGTAATCGCCGTCGACCCCGCCCCTACCGGATAGAGGGTACACTGGCGTCAGTGCACAAGGTCAGGGTTACCGGGATTCTGTTGCAGAATGATCGTGTTCTGCTGGTCAGGCAGCGTATGTCGGCGTTGAGGGAGTGGTCACTTCCGGGGGGTACGGTCGAGGTCGGAGAGACGCTGACGGAGGCTTGCAGGCGGGAAGTGTGGGAGGAGACTGGCCTGGATACCAGCGCAAGGTCGTTGGTTTTTCTGGCGCATCGAACTGACCCACAGTTGTTCGACGCCGGGTTTCGGTTGAGCCGTGTCGGGGGGACGATCAGGGTCCCTCCTCCGGAGTTCGAAGACAACCCGATATCGGATGTTGCTTTCTTTCTCGTCAGCCAACTCGGAACGATGGGATTCGGTGGAGCTTTCGTCCACTTCCTGCGCGCTTTGGACGATCACCCGGCACATGCTATGCCATTTGTCGGCGCCAAGGAAGCCATAGGACTCTAGCAACCCGTGGCGAAACTCCGGCTGCATTCGAGCGGCGATCCATCCCGGCTGGCTGCGTTGCTCCTCGCTCACATATGTCCTGATATGCTCGCTCGTCACGTCTTGCCAGCCGGGCGTCTCGCCGCTCTCGGTACGACGCCGGGTTCCGCCACGGGCTGCCAGGCAGCGTTACCAGAGTTGGTCGGAGTGCAGGGCTTCGAGCAGGTCGGGCAGGGGCCAGATGTCGATGCCGTCCGGGCTCCGCATTCGCCGTGAACCGGTGTAGGTGAGGATTCGGCGTCGGAGACCGGGCAGGGGGGCGACGGCGCGGAGGCCGGCGAGGTGGCGGTCGTGGACGCGCCCGGATACCTTGGCCTCGATGGCGACTGAGTCGCCGCCGCGCAACAACAGGAAGTCGACCTCCGTGTCGCGAGTTCCCGCCGGTGCCCAGTAGTACATTTCGTCGAACCCGCCGCGGTAGTCGCGAAAGCTGGCGAGCACGGTGGCGATCCAGCCCTCGAACAGGGGGCCGCGTTCGCGCGGGTCGAGGTCTCGGACCCGCCCGGCCGCCGCCCGGGCCAGCCCTGGGTCGATCCAGTACAGCTTGGGGTGCTTTCGTTCCCGGACGCGCAGCTTCGCATCGTACGCAGGCAGGCGAAACGCCACGAGCGTGTCCTCCAGGATCTCCACGTAGCCGGCCAGCGTGGTCCGGCTGACCTCGGCATCGCGCGCGGCAGAGGCGATGTTCAAGGTCTGGCCGTGGAACAGGGCGGCGACCGGCAGGAAGCGCGCGAAGCCGGCCAGGTTGCGCACCAGCGCCTCGCCCTTGATCTCTTCCTTCAGGTAGAGCTGCACGTAGGACCGCAATGCCGCGGCCGCATCGTCGGCGTTCCAGATGACCGGCAGGCTGCCGTGCCGGAGCACCGTGTCGAGATCGAAGTCGGTGCCCAGTTCGTGCGGCAGGAACGGATACATGCGCGTGTGCACCGCGCGCCCACCCAGGAGGTTGACGCCGGCCCGCTTCAGCTTGCGCGCCGATGACCCGGTCAGGATGAAGCGGAGACCGCTGCCTTCGATGTGGCGATGCACCTCGTTGAGCAGACCGGGCAGCCGCTGTATCTCGTCCACGAATACCCAGGTGCCCGGAGCGACTGCCTGCAGTTCGCCGGCGAATCGTCCGATGTCGGCCAGATAGCTCTGATACAGGGCCTCGTCGAGCAGGTCGATGCGATACGCATCCGGATACTCGTGGCGCACCCAGGTCGTCTTGCCGGTCCCGCGCGGGCCGAACAGAAAGAAGGACGAGCGAGGCGCCGTCAGTGAGCGCGGCCGGTAGGCGGTCACGGCAATGCCCGGCCGCCCGCCCGCGACTCGAACGCGGTGCGATGGAGCGTGAGAAATGCCATGCTTGTCGTCATTTTGCGTCGCTTTCTGACGACATCATAGCACAATCGGCACGCCGGCAGCGGGAGCGAATACTCGGAAAGGCTACAAGCTCACGGATCGGATCGGTCTCGCTTGGCGTCGGCGTCGGCGTCGGCGTCCACTTCGGACGGGCGCAATGGCGGGGCGCGGTCGACGACGTAGGTCATCAGCGACGGGATGCCGGCGACCCAGACGACCGGCGGCACCTGGCCCGGCGGGCTCCAGAGGTAACCGAGCCGATTCAATTCCTCGCGCGCCGCCAGCCGGCCCGCGGCGTCGTCGCCAGTTGCGCCGAGCGCGGCATCGAGGTCGCGGTCGGTTGCGGTAGAGGCTGCGCTTCCGAACAGTGCCGCCACCGCGACTGCCGCCGGCAGCACACTGCGCGCTTCCAATTCCCGATAGCGGTCCTGGTAGTAGTCGGTGACCCGGGCGATCACCTGAGACCGCGCCGCGTCCGCATGCGCGGCGGTCAACCGGGTGGCTTCGATGGCCAGACGCTGCTGCCACAGGGCGCTTCCCCAGACCTGTATGAAGTACGGGTAGCGCTGGCTGTGCTCCACGACCGCGTCGAGGGCGTCGGCGTCGATGCCCACGCCGTGGGCCGCCAGCGGGTTGGTCAGAGCGGCGCGAGCAGCGGCGTCGCTCAGCAGACCGATGCCGAGGCGCCCTTCATCCAGCCGGCTCCAGAAGGAGGCGTTCATGGTAGCGAGGTGCGCGGGCAGGCCCGGAGTGCCGGCCAGCACCAGCAGAAATGGCGCGTTCGCGCGCACGTCCTGACTCAGATTGAGCAGCAGTTGGCCGACGTCACGCGTGAGTGTGTGGGCTTCGTCGACCAGCGCGACCACTGGTTTCTTCCGGCACCGGGCGATCAGCCGCTCCATGAGCTCCTGCGCGGGCACGTCCGGCGCCGCCCACTCCGCTTGACCGACGCCCGCCACGCCAAGCTTCCGGGGCAGGATCTTCCTGATCACGGAAACGGGCAACAAGGCCTCCGCCACGGCCTCCCGGCTGCGTACCAGGCTTGGCGACAGCCGCACGACGTCTATCCGGGCAGCGTCATGACAGGCGCGCGTGAACCAGTTGAGCAGCACGGTCTTGCCATTGCCGCGCGGCCCCATCAGCGCCACGTCGTGTGGCGGGGCGTTGCCGCCGGCCAAGTCCGCCAGGCACCGCGTCAGAACGCCCTGCTCCCGCTCGCGCCCGGTGAGCGCCGGCGGAGCCGCGCCCGCACCGGGAGTGAACAGCCGCTGCGGGGCTCTCATGAAGGCGGCCGTACGGGGCGATACGTCGGCACGAACACGATCGGCAGGACCGACTCGCCCCATTCGATCGCCGTCCGAAGCCGCAGCCCCTGCACGGGTGCAGTGCTCGCCACCGTGGCAGTGTCGGTGAGCTGCTGATCATCGACCGCCATCGTTGCAGGCTACTCAATACGGTCCTTCGATTCAATGACGACGCATCGGCGTTGATCGCGATCGCGACTCGCTACGCGCACCCAGTCGTTCGGCAGGCAGCGCCGCGCACCCGCTGCAGGCCGCGACGCGGTGCGACTATGCGTTGTCCTTTCCGTCACCTATGCAGCGCCTATGCCGATGGAGCTTGAAAAAGCTGCCTTCCCTTGACAATGATGTATACTTGACGATGATGAATCCATGATTACTACAGTCACGGGAAAGAACCAGGTCACCGTGCCGGCGGCGATTGTGGCTGCCGAGGCGATCGAGCCGGGGACCCGCCTTCAGTGGAGCGCCACCGAGCGCGAGCACGTGCTGGAGGTGCGGGTCCTGCCGACCGTCGCCGCGGTCGCTGCCGGGCTGCGCGGGCGCGGGTTGCAGCACCGGAAGCGGACGGGCAGTGCCGTCGACGCGCTCGTGCAGGAACGCGAACGCGAACGAGAAGACACGATGCCGTGAGGGCGGTCACTCACGTTCTCGACACCTCGGCGATACTTGCACACTACTTCGATGAGCCGGGAGCCGAGATGGTAGAGCGGCTGTGGTACGACTCCGTCAACCGCATCGCGGTGTGCGTGTTGTCCTTGCCCGAGTTGAAGGGCCGGCTGACGGTAGAGGTGGACGACCCGCAAGAGGTGGAGCGGGCTTTCCGCCAATACGTCGGCGAACTCACCACGACCCTGATCGTCGATCGCCGGACCGCCGACAGCGCGATGCTGTTGCGCGAATCGGCGGACACCCGGCTGCCCCTGGTCGACGCGGGGATCGCCGGGTGCGCCCACGTCCACTCCGCCGTCCTGGTCCACCGAGACCCACACTTGGCGTCAATATCCCGCGAACTCGTAGCGCAAGTGGTACTCCCGGAGAAGGACACATCGACAGAATCATCTCAATGACCCGCGTATGGTCGGAACGGATGGACTACTCCTGCCGGCGCAGGAGGGAGATGCCGAGGGAGGCGAGGAGGAGGGGGAGGAGGGCGTCGATGATGATCCACACGATCGATACGGCGCTGTCAGGCGGCGCGGTGTAACGGGGGCTGAGCAGGTTGAACCAGTTCCACAGTAGCAGGATGGCGACGAACAGCAGGCCGTAGAACCAGGTGTTGGCGGCCAGCCACGCGCGGGTGACCGTATCGCCGTCCCGCTGGCCGCCCGCGGCGCGTTTGCGGGGCCATGCGAAGATCACCCCGACCGCGACTGCGGCGACCATCAGCGGATCCAGAATGGTCCACAGCGGGCTGTACGGCTGGCCATCGACGGAGGTGTGGTAGAGCGGCTCGACCACGGTATGGACGGCCACCGCAACCGCCACCAGGACCAGGAAGATGCCACCGATCCGCTTCACCATTTCGATTTCAGGACAGTGTGTCTCATGTTTCGGGCGCCCGGTCAAGGCGCGCCGCGGCGCTGGGGGTTGTGGTGGCTGGAGGCGGGGGGCTGTGCTATTCTCGGCGCCGGGGGGCGGCACTGTATACCTATCACCAGAAGCGCATGATCGCCGGTTACGTGTTCATCTCGCCGTGGGTGATCGGGTTCCTGGTGTTCGTGGTGGGTTCGCTGCTGGCGTCGCTGTTCCTGAGCTTCACCAACTGGAACGCGCTCTCCACGCCGCAGTTCATCGGCCTCAAGAACTACGCCAAGCTGTTCTTCGACGATCCCCTGTTCTGGAAGTCGGTCAAGGTCACCGCGTTGTACTCGCTGAGCATCCCGCTCAACCTGGTGTTCGGGCTGCTGATCGCCGTGCTGCTCAACCAGAAGATCAAGGGGCTCGGCCTGTTCCGCACCATCTACTACCTGCCGAGCGTGATCGTGGGGGTGGCGGTGTCGCTGCTGTGGGTGTGGATCTTCAACCCGCGCTTCGGCATCTTCAACCTGTTCCTGGCGCAGGTGTTCGGTATCCAGGGGCCGGCCTGGCTGGCGGACGAGAGCTGGGTGATCCCGGCGTTGATCATCATGAGCCTGTGGGGCGTCGGCGGACCGATGCTGATCTACCTGGCGGCGCTGCAGAACGTGCCCACCTCCTACTACGAGGCGGCGATCGTGGACGGCGCCAACGCCTGGCAGCGGTTCCTGAAGATCACCGTGCCGATGATCTCGCCGGTGATCCTGTTCAACCTGATCATGGGCATCATCCAGTCGTTCCAGGTGTTCACGCCCGCCTACGTGATGACCGACGGCGGTCCCAACCACGGCAGCCTGATGTACGTGTTGTACCTGTACCGGCACGCGTTCCAGTGGTACCGCATGGGCTACGCCGCCGCCCAGGCGTGGCTCCTGTTCGTGCTCATCCTCGCCATGACCCTGGTGGTGCTGCGCTCGTCGGCGGCCTGGGTGTACTACGAGTCGCGGAAGTAGGCGGAACGAGCGCATCAATGTCGAGCACCACCCTGGTTCGTTACTACGAACGGCAGTCGTTCAAGCGCCGCATCACGCTGGCGTTCGTGTATGCGGCCCTGGCCGCCGGCGGGGTGGTGATCCTGGCGCCGTTCGTCTGGATGCTGTCCACCGCCGTCAAGGTGCCGGGCACCGAGTTCATCTATCCGCCGCAACTGTTCACCCGGCCGTTGCGCTGGAACAACTTCAGCGACGGCTGGACCGCGCTGCCGTTCACGCGCTGGTTCTTCAACACCTCGGTCATCACCCTGCTGTCGGTGGCGGGCGCGGTCATCTCCTCGTCGCTGGTGGCGTACGGGTTCGCCCGGCTGGAGTTCCCGGGCCGCACCATCCTGTTCGTAATCCTGCTGAGCACCATGATGCTGCCGTTCCACGTGCGCCTCATCCCGATGTTCATTACCTTCCGGTTTCTCGGCTGGATCGACACCTACCTGCCGCTGGTCGTGCCGTTCTTCTTCGGGGGGGTGCCGTTCTTCATATTCCTGGTGCGCCAGTTCTTCCTCACCATCCCGCTGGAGATGGAGGACGCGGCCGCCATCGACGGCGCCGGCGTGTTCGCCAGCTTCCTGCTGATCATCCTGCCGCTGTCGCGCCCGGTGCTCGGGGTGGTGGGGGTGTTCGCGTTCATCCGCGTGTGGAACGACTTCCTGGAGCCGCTGATCTACATCCACTCGATGGACAAGATGACGCTGTCGCTCGGCCTGCGCTTCTTCCAGGACCAGGACTTCACCGACTGGACGAGCCTGATGGCGGTGTCGATCATCGTGCTGGTGCCGAGCGTGGCGCTGTTCTTCGTGGCGCAGAAGTACTACATCCACGGCGTGGTGACCACCGGGATCAAGGGTTAACCGTGTTGGCGACGGGCCCGGCGGCGTGATTTTCGGCACCCACTACGAGTACCCGTTCGGGGGCATGGCGACGCGCCCCGAGTGGCTGCCGCGCGGCGAAGAGGACTGGCGGCGCGACCTGGCGGTGATCAGGGACACCGGGTTCGACGCCATCCGCATCCGCATCGGCTTCGACAGTGACATCGACGAGGTGGGCCGGCTGCTCGACCTTTGCGCGGAACTGGAGGTGGGCGTGCTGTTCGGGTTCGCCACCTTCTACGTCGGCTATGCCTTCTTCGAGGAGCACCCGGACGCCAAGGTGGTGGATCGCCGCGGCAGTGCCTACCCCGAGGGGCCGCACCACTACCTGTGGCCGCGCGCCTGCGTCGACCACCCCGTCTACCGGCGGCGCCGCGACGAACTGGTGCGGGAGAGCGCACGCCGTTTTTGCCGCCACCGGGCGATCGTGGACTGGGACATCCACAACGAGCCCAACCTGGGCGTGGGCGACCATCCCTGCTACTGCGTGCACTCGGTGGCCGGCTACCGGGCCGACCTGGAGCGCCGCTTCGGCAGCATCGGGGCGGTCAACGCGCGCTTCGACGCCGCCTTCGCGGGATTCTCGGAGG from Spirochaetaceae bacterium harbors:
- a CDS encoding VCBS repeat-containing protein, translating into MLRGADVSPGQALPVGGGERCELGDGLSGTAFLVDWRGDGGRDILYSLLPNMHRGGVYLYRERRGDRAAVPVYDPPEPVAGVTGYNAMPLVTREGDLNLLAFGNRTRDPARETDPGWLKLYRNRGARSSPRFAAPAELVPVDGRSLAEVFAAADLWNLSPYHDAAGVTHIVISCLYQYVLEYWPDARGTDLRDYPNMGAGRGYRADGTWMGRKPTTRVFLLRNTGSNGQPLFGPPEQLAEYRSWDGRTDAALVDIDRDGSLELLVRRDVDRLFALRLAPVEAGTGDRPGADTAAERSAGPPPAPRPGRGTAAQPEPERVSHSACGAATGCAHKPVHNPVLGATSGVDAVSTRRPAHGPVHAGAPGSASGSSPADALPRLLATGKEWELPCSPLRRGYFETSLGCCDLDGDGEQEILITGNPGVVIWLDFEDGAWHERPPLQRAGGAARVETLAVPCLADLDGSGAPDLVVGDSSGYLWRFANRAAEPGAFDFAAGVRLHAGGSEIHHLAGPTGSIQGPNESRWGYLNPLLTDWDGDGLLDVITNDIYGRYLWYRNVGSRHEPRFAAAEPLFCSGEPLTGAWRSRPAAWGDGCLLLLNHDGFLQLYRRAGADPARLEAGPLVRYRDGNLVRGCGPGGLWGRTVLCACDWDLDGTRDLVAGTNWHISRLVNGHFPGCATPFWLRNAGTDGEPVFERPRLITEADGTPIDLGHHKCSVWCRDLDGDGAPDLICGAEDGKTYAWLRSHLRWDWDPATRFAAGPITTTSGSGLVINVDPRVRERKST
- a CDS encoding NUDIX domain-containing protein, coding for MSALREWSLPGGTVEVGETLTEACRREVWEETGLDTSARSLVFLAHRTDPQLFDAGFRLSRVGGTIRVPPPEFEDNPISDVAFFLVSQLGTMGFGGAFVHFLRALDDHPAHAMPFVGAKEAIGL
- a CDS encoding ATP-binding protein yields the protein MTAYRPRSLTAPRSSFFLFGPRGTGKTTWVRHEYPDAYRIDLLDEALYQSYLADIGRFAGELQAVAPGTWVFVDEIQRLPGLLNEVHRHIEGSGLRFILTGSSARKLKRAGVNLLGGRAVHTRMYPFLPHELGTDFDLDTVLRHGSLPVIWNADDAAAALRSYVQLYLKEEIKGEALVRNLAGFARFLPVAALFHGQTLNIASAARDAEVSRTTLAGYVEILEDTLVAFRLPAYDAKLRVRERKHPKLYWIDPGLARAAAGRVRDLDPRERGPLFEGWIATVLASFRDYRGGFDEMYYWAPAGTRDTEVDFLLLRGGDSVAIEAKVSGRVHDRHLAGLRAVAPLPGLRRRILTYTGSRRMRSPDGIDIWPLPDLLEALHSDQLW
- a CDS encoding ATP-binding protein, whose product is MRAPQRLFTPGAGAAPPALTGREREQGVLTRCLADLAGGNAPPHDVALMGPRGNGKTVLLNWFTRACHDAARIDVVRLSPSLVRSREAVAEALLPVSVIRKILPRKLGVAGVGQAEWAAPDVPAQELMERLIARCRKKPVVALVDEAHTLTRDVGQLLLNLSQDVRANAPFLLVLAGTPGLPAHLATMNASFWSRLDEGRLGIGLLSDAAARAALTNPLAAHGVGIDADALDAVVEHSQRYPYFIQVWGSALWQQRLAIEATRLTAAHADAARSQVIARVTDYYQDRYRELEARSVLPAAVAVAALFGSAASTATDRDLDAALGATGDDAAGRLAAREELNRLGYLWSPPGQVPPVVWVAGIPSLMTYVVDRAPPLRPSEVDADADADAKRDRSDP
- a CDS encoding PIN domain-containing protein, which produces MRAVTHVLDTSAILAHYFDEPGAEMVERLWYDSVNRIAVCVLSLPELKGRLTVEVDDPQEVERAFRQYVGELTTTLIVDRRTADSAMLLRESADTRLPLVDAGIAGCAHVHSAVLVHRDPHLASISRELVAQVVLPEKDTSTESSQ
- a CDS encoding sugar ABC transporter permease, which codes for MAGGGGLCYSRRRGAALYTYHQKRMIAGYVFISPWVIGFLVFVVGSLLASLFLSFTNWNALSTPQFIGLKNYAKLFFDDPLFWKSVKVTALYSLSIPLNLVFGLLIAVLLNQKIKGLGLFRTIYYLPSVIVGVAVSLLWVWIFNPRFGIFNLFLAQVFGIQGPAWLADESWVIPALIIMSLWGVGGPMLIYLAALQNVPTSYYEAAIVDGANAWQRFLKITVPMISPVILFNLIMGIIQSFQVFTPAYVMTDGGPNHGSLMYVLYLYRHAFQWYRMGYAAAQAWLLFVLILAMTLVVLRSSAAWVYYESRK
- a CDS encoding carbohydrate ABC transporter permease; protein product: MSSTTLVRYYERQSFKRRITLAFVYAALAAGGVVILAPFVWMLSTAVKVPGTEFIYPPQLFTRPLRWNNFSDGWTALPFTRWFFNTSVITLLSVAGAVISSSLVAYGFARLEFPGRTILFVILLSTMMLPFHVRLIPMFITFRFLGWIDTYLPLVVPFFFGGVPFFIFLVRQFFLTIPLEMEDAAAIDGAGVFASFLLIILPLSRPVLGVVGVFAFIRVWNDFLEPLIYIHSMDKMTLSLGLRFFQDQDFTDWTSLMAVSIIVLVPSVALFFVAQKYYIHGVVTTGIKG